From a single Prosthecobacter sp. genomic region:
- a CDS encoding serine hydrolase domain-containing protein yields MHPLARSIVFTLVLYPALLHALDEAKLAAIHPAMEAAVQAKQAAGIVTLVMEKGKIVHHAAAGMADVAKGRTMEKDALFWIASMTKSVNATAIMVLVDEGKLALDEPASKWLPELAKVKLADGSAPEKPITLRMLLSHTAGIAFPSRKPTDGAISLKAYVATLIKTPLAFQPGSAYEYGFGPTVAGHILEIASGMKYDAFLKAKLFGPLGMQDTLFNPDDAHRARIARTYKMDDETHELAPGYNPFVTSEASVTHMVEPSGGLFSTAADMGRFYAMIANSGELDGTRILSEKAVRDMTTPVTAGGKPLNYACGWQVNIQAQRVNAQMPVGSFGHGGAFATNGCIDPQSKIVTVFMVQNVLVPDSGRPKDAFQHLVMEAAGIQVVSPPVAKKKDK; encoded by the coding sequence ATGCATCCCCTCGCACGTTCTATTGTTTTTACCCTCGTTCTGTATCCCGCGCTGCTTCACGCTCTGGATGAGGCGAAGCTCGCCGCCATTCACCCAGCGATGGAGGCGGCGGTGCAGGCGAAGCAGGCCGCGGGCATCGTTACGCTGGTGATGGAGAAGGGGAAGATCGTTCATCACGCCGCCGCAGGCATGGCCGATGTGGCGAAAGGCCGGACGATGGAGAAAGACGCGCTGTTCTGGATCGCCTCGATGACGAAATCGGTCAACGCCACCGCCATCATGGTGCTCGTCGATGAAGGCAAGCTTGCGCTCGATGAACCGGCCTCCAAATGGCTGCCGGAACTGGCGAAGGTGAAACTCGCCGATGGCAGCGCACCCGAAAAGCCCATCACGCTGCGCATGCTGCTGAGCCACACGGCGGGCATTGCGTTTCCCTCACGCAAACCGACCGACGGGGCGATTTCGCTGAAGGCTTACGTCGCCACGTTGATCAAGACGCCGCTCGCCTTCCAGCCCGGCAGTGCCTACGAGTATGGTTTTGGGCCCACGGTGGCCGGTCACATCCTCGAAATAGCCTCCGGCATGAAGTATGACGCGTTTCTGAAAGCAAAACTCTTTGGTCCGCTCGGCATGCAGGACACGCTGTTCAATCCTGATGACGCGCATCGCGCCCGCATCGCCCGCACCTATAAGATGGACGACGAAACGCACGAACTCGCGCCCGGCTACAATCCCTTTGTCACCAGCGAGGCCAGCGTCACCCACATGGTGGAGCCGTCCGGCGGTTTGTTTTCTACCGCCGCCGACATGGGCCGCTTCTATGCGATGATTGCCAACAGCGGTGAGCTGGATGGCACGCGCATTCTCAGTGAAAAAGCCGTGCGCGACATGACGACGCCGGTGACCGCCGGCGGCAAACCGCTCAACTATGCCTGCGGCTGGCAGGTGAACATCCAGGCACAGCGGGTGAACGCACAGATGCCGGTGGGCAGTTTTGGTCATGGCGGGGCTTTTGCGACCAACGGCTGCATTGATCCTCAGAGCAAGATCGTCACGGTGTTCATGGTGCAAAACGTCCTCGTGCCCGACAGCGGCAGGCCGAAGGATGCCTTTCAACACCTGGTGATGGAAGCGGCTGGCATCCAGGTGGTGTCACCGCCTGTGGCGAAGAAGAAAGACAAGTGA
- a CDS encoding superoxide dismutase, whose amino-acid sequence MSLKQEPLSFDFEALEPHLDAATLKLHHAKHHADILARLNTTLKEINLSVCNVTALMPNIRGMVLPYDARRTVVRMGGPPETPSVEAQKGLRLYGGAHINHTAFWRFLTPPGTGPAGPEGRVAEAIVRDFGSMGDFKAAFTDAALKHFGSGWAFLVYRPDGRLVITTTKNEDNPLMAEFVKPEQQGRFILCLDLWEHSYYLKYRNDRRKYIEAWWNVVNWSFVSRAHAIVTSKGSV is encoded by the coding sequence GTGTCATTGAAACAGGAACCCCTGTCCTTTGATTTCGAGGCGCTGGAGCCGCATCTTGATGCGGCGACGTTGAAGCTGCATCATGCAAAGCATCACGCTGACATCCTCGCCAGGCTGAACACGACGCTGAAGGAGATCAACTTGAGTGTGTGCAATGTGACGGCCTTGATGCCTAATATTCGTGGCATGGTACTGCCGTATGATGCACGGCGCACGGTCGTGCGGATGGGAGGGCCGCCCGAAACGCCGTCTGTCGAGGCACAGAAAGGACTCCGGCTTTATGGAGGAGCCCATATCAATCACACCGCGTTTTGGCGCTTTTTGACGCCACCCGGAACGGGACCGGCGGGACCGGAGGGCAGGGTGGCCGAGGCGATTGTCCGCGATTTCGGCAGCATGGGTGATTTCAAGGCGGCCTTTACCGATGCTGCGCTGAAGCATTTTGGATCAGGCTGGGCATTTTTGGTTTATCGTCCGGATGGCAGGCTGGTCATCACCACGACGAAGAACGAGGACAATCCACTGATGGCGGAGTTCGTGAAGCCGGAACAGCAAGGCAGGTTCATTCTTTGCCTCGACCTGTGGGAGCACTCCTACTATTTGAAGTATCGGAACGACCGCAGAAAGTACATTGAGGCGTGGTGGAACGTCGTGAACTGGAGCTTCGTGTCCCGTGCGCACGCCATAGTCACGTCCAAGGGGAGCGTCTAA